One Paenibacillus sp. SYP-B4298 genomic window, GATGGGCTCACCGGGTGAGGCGTTGATTAAAGTATGGGAAGGGATCGCCGACGAATTCGAAAGTCAACATCCAGGAATGCGGGTTGAATTCACCTATCAGGATGATGATACGTATCAAACGATTGGCCTGCCGAATCTGCTGGGCGGCAAGACACCCCCGGACCTTTATTTCGAGTGGGCGGGCGAACGGTTGAATACCCGGATCAAGGACGGGTTCGCTGCCGATATTACAGAACAGCTTCAGCAATCTGGTCTCGGGGAGATGTTCGAAGAGGGCAGCTTCAACGGGATGAAGGTGGACGGCAAGACGTATATGGTGCCTACGGCAGGAGATGTGACCAACGTTATCTTCTATAATAAGAGCATTTTCGATTCCCTTCAATTGTCGGCGCCGACGACCTGGGAGGAATTCCTGAATGTCGCAGAGACCGTCAAAAACGCCGGCATCACCCCGATTACAATCGGCAACCTGGATCTGTGGACAGCCGGCAACTGGGTTGGACATATTATCTCTCGCGTCGTTGGCGAGCAAGCGTATAGCGATGCCCTGCAGCTGGAGCAGCCGTTCCTGACCGATGATTTCATCAAGGCGTACAGCCTCGTTCAGAATCTCTGGGATAAGGGCTACGTGAACAACAACGTGAATGCGATTGCTGATAATGAATCCGATATGCTCTTCCTCACGGGCAAAGCAGCCATGCACCCGATCGGCAGTTGGCTCGTCTCGGAGGCGGCAGCACAGGCTCCGAATCTGGAGCTCGGCTACTTCAACACGCCTCCGATTGCCGGGGGCAAGGGAAATCAGGAGAGCGTCATCGGCGTGCTGAATGGCATGGTTGTGAACAAAAAATCGGCGCTGATTGATGAAGCCATCGACTTCATGAAGCTCTACAGCTCGGATGCGTCGTCGGCCAAGCTGTCGGCTGCAGGTGCGGTACCGATGACCAAGACCGGACTTGATCGTAACAACACCTCCCCGATTTCCGTCAGCCTGAACGACCTGATGCAGGACGCGCCGGTGGTGGTGTCCCCGCCGGATACAGGCTACTCGATTGAGGTGGCCAATGCGCTGAATATGGCGACGTCCCAGGTCATCGGAGGTGCCAAGACGCCGGAGGAAGCCTTGAAGGAGCTTGAGAAAACGATCGCTCCGTTGAAATAATTCCGTTCAGGAGAGGCCGCAGCCAGTCTGCTTCCCGCTGGTCTTCGGCCTGCTTCCCTATTACGCAACAGGAGGCAACGAAATGTCTTTGCGCAAATTATCGCCTTACCTATTTGTCACGCCTGCTGTCCTTATCTTTGCGTTCACCATTCTGGCGCCGATCGTGATGACGTTTGTCTTCAGCTTTTTCGATTGGAATGGGTACGGCGACATGTCCTTTACGGGCATCGACAATTATACACGCGCCTTCAATGACAGCATTTACTTGAATTCCTATACCCATATTTTGATCTATATTGCAGTTACGGTCGTGGTCGAGGTGTTGGTTGGTCTGGGGCTCGCCGGGTTGATCACGATGGGACGCAAGGGGAGCAGCTTGTTCCGCGTCGCCCTGTTTACACCGGTCATGCTGCCTATGATCGTCGTCTCGTATCTGTGGCGCTTCGTATATAATTCCGACTTCGGATTGATTAATACGGTGCTGCGATTCATCGGGCTGGAGAGCTGGACGCAAGTATGGCTCGGC contains:
- a CDS encoding ABC transporter substrate-binding protein translates to MKKGLAGMVSLIVVVTSVTGCSGGGTAEGGEKVLRIAMGSPGEALIKVWEGIADEFESQHPGMRVEFTYQDDDTYQTIGLPNLLGGKTPPDLYFEWAGERLNTRIKDGFAADITEQLQQSGLGEMFEEGSFNGMKVDGKTYMVPTAGDVTNVIFYNKSIFDSLQLSAPTTWEEFLNVAETVKNAGITPITIGNLDLWTAGNWVGHIISRVVGEQAYSDALQLEQPFLTDDFIKAYSLVQNLWDKGYVNNNVNAIADNESDMLFLTGKAAMHPIGSWLVSEAAAQAPNLELGYFNTPPIAGGKGNQESVIGVLNGMVVNKKSALIDEAIDFMKLYSSDASSAKLSAAGAVPMTKTGLDRNNTSPISVSLNDLMQDAPVVVSPPDTGYSIEVANALNMATSQVIGGAKTPEEALKELEKTIAPLK
- a CDS encoding carbohydrate ABC transporter permease, yielding MSLRKLSPYLFVTPAVLIFAFTILAPIVMTFVFSFFDWNGYGDMSFTGIDNYTRAFNDSIYLNSYTHILIYIAVTVVVEVLVGLGLAGLITMGRKGSSLFRVALFTPVMLPMIVVSYLWRFVYNSDFGLINTVLRFIGLESWTQVWLGNPNTALLAICVVSGWVYAGFYMTIFYTGISRISKEIYESAYLDGANEGTIFFRIKVPMIRSLVDTAIMLCVLTGFQSFDLFYVMTNGGPYNATEIVPTYLVKVVFSHMSIGYGSALAVILTVVIAAIGLLAGKLKSRGSNSLEY